The Kutzneria kofuensis genome includes the window CCGCCACGGCGACGGGTCCGAGGAACTCCAACGTCACGGCGAGACCGAGTCCGATGCGGTCGATCGCCGTGTACAGCGACAGGTTCATCGTCGCGAACACCAATGCCAGCGCCAGCACGGGCCGCCACTCGTACCCGGTGAACGACCGTAATCGCGGGCGGCCCGCCGCGAGCAGCACCGCGCCGGCCACCCACTGCCGCACCGCGACCACCCCGGCCGGCCCGATCACGGGAAATGCCAGCGCCGCCGTGGCCGCGCCGACCTGGCTGGACAGCGCGCCGCCCAGCATCATCGCCATTCCCCCGACGCGATCCGTCGTCATGCCGGCAGCCTGCGCCGCGCCGACGCATACGCAAAATGCATGCGACACGCCATCTATACGCTGGAGTCATGGATCTCGAACTGCGTCAGCTCCGCTGCCTGGTCGCGATCGTGGACACGGGCACGTTCACCGACGCCGCCATCGAGTTGGGCGTTTCGCAGGCGGCGGTGTCGCGCACGCTGTCCGCCCTCGAACGCGTGCTCGGCGTCCGCCTGCTGCACCGCACCAGCCGTTCCGTCACGCCGACGACCGCCGGCGTGCAGGTCCTGGCCCGCGCCCGGCAACTGCTGGCCGAGGCCGACAACCTGGTCCGCGAGGCCACGACCGGCCACACCCGGCTCCGCATCGGGCACGCCTGGTCGGCGGTGGGCCGGCACACCGGCGAGTTCCAGCGCCGCTGGGCGGCCCGCCATCCCGGCGTCGAGCTGATGTTCATCCGCACGAACACGCCGACCGGCGGCCTCGCCGAGGGCCTGTGCGACCTCGCGATCGTCCGCACGGCGATCGACCGCGAGCGCTATTCGCACGCGACCGTCGGCAGCGAACCCCGCTACTGCGTGATGGCCGCCGACGATCCGTGGGCCAAGCGAAGATCCATCACGCTGGCCGAGATCGGCGACCGCGTGCTGATGGTCGACCGCCGGACCGGCACGACCACCGCCGACCTGTGGCCGGCGGACAAGCGGCCCCGGCTCGAACCCACGAACGATGTCGACGACTGGCTCGCCGCCATCGCCGCCGGGCGCTGCGTCGGGATCACGCCGCAGGCGACGGTCACCCAGTACCGCCGCGACGGCATCGTCTACCGCCGGGTCCGCGACGCGCCGCCGGTGCCAGTGCACCTGATCTGGCGCCGGCACGACCCGCATCCCGCCACGCACGCGGCGATCGCTCTGCTCACCGAGCTGTACCAGGACTCACCAGGAACCGCACACCGATGACGCCGACCGCGCGGCGGACACGACAGCGGTCCACGGCGGCAGGCACTCGCCGAACACGGGCCGCTGCAACCAGCGCCGCTCCCCCGCGCCGCCCGCGTCGGGCAACGGGATCACGGTGCCGACGGGCAGCCAGCCCACCTGGATCCGCACCAGGTCGGCCCAGGTCGCCGGGCGCAGCTGGGTCCGCGCCTGGGTTATGAAGATCCACTCGCGGTGCCGGCCGACCGACAGGATGATCGGCGCGCGCAGCAGGCAGCGGGTCAGGATGCCGTTCACCTCGGCCGCGAAGCCGGCGCGCATGATCAGCGCGTCCGCGGTGTCGCCGACGACGATGTGGTCGCCGGCGAACAGTTGGACCTCGGAACGGGTGTTGGCGACAGCGGTCATGGTGCCTCTCCCAACGACCAGGGTTGGCTACCGCGTTGGTCGAGGATGCGCGCGAAGCAGGACCGCGTGATCACCGAACGCCGCGCGGAAGCGCGACCGGGGACTTCACTTGAGCACTCCACGGGTGCAGGGCTTGTCGGACCGGCAGAATCTAGGCCCGCGGCGGCGATGAAGTCGAGGCGAGCACACCACTACTCGGGGAATCCCTGGAAACACCGCTCCCCGGCGGCAGTGATCGGGTAGACCTGTGTCGTGGGGAGCATTCGGGTAGACCTGCTCAGGCCGTTGCTGACGTCCGTGGGCCACCACGACGCCGACCGCCCGGCGGTCAGCGACGGCCGCCGCACTCTGACCTACGGCGAACTGCGTGGCACCGGGTGCCTCGACGTCGAACGCGGCGACCGGGTGCTGATCCACATCGGGAACCGCGTCGAATTCGTCGAATACC containing:
- a CDS encoding LysR family transcriptional regulator, which gives rise to MDLELRQLRCLVAIVDTGTFTDAAIELGVSQAAVSRTLSALERVLGVRLLHRTSRSVTPTTAGVQVLARARQLLAEADNLVREATTGHTRLRIGHAWSAVGRHTGEFQRRWAARHPGVELMFIRTNTPTGGLAEGLCDLAIVRTAIDRERYSHATVGSEPRYCVMAADDPWAKRRSITLAEIGDRVLMVDRRTGTTTADLWPADKRPRLEPTNDVDDWLAAIAAGRCVGITPQATVTQYRRDGIVYRRVRDAPPVPVHLIWRRHDPHPATHAAIALLTELYQDSPGTAHR